The DNA sequence GCATCGAGCTGGCCCTCGATTTCGAGCCGGCGCGCCCGCGCGGCGGGCCATCGGTCGGGATAATCGCCCAGAGACGCCTCGGGGCCCAGCGACTCGCTCCGCGAAAGCGCCTCGGCCGCGGCCTCGGTCTCGCCCAGCTCCAACAGGATGTCGCAGACCCCGCGATACAGGTCGGCGATCCCCCGGACGGCGCCCTGCCCTTCCTCCGCGACGCGCAGGGCCTGTCGGTAGACGTTAAGCGCCTCCTGCAGCCGTCCCTGGGCGAAACGGATGTCAGCCATCAGCCCGGCCCCGGAGAGATGGAAGGTCGAGTCGCCGCTCTTTCGGGCGAGCTCGAACCCGCCGGCGATGACGCGATAGGCCTCGTCGAGGTCGCCGGCACACCAGGCGGTCAGCCCGAGAATGACCGTCGAGCCGCCGCGCCAGATACGGTCGTCTTCCGGCAGCAGCGTGAGGGCGCGGCGGGCCTCGCGAACGGTGCCTTCGACGTCGCCCGAGGCCTGGGCATCGATCGCCCGGGCCGTCGCGATCCGCCCGGGCAAGGCCGCCGCCTGCGCGTTCGCCGGCGGCGCCTCGGTGGCGATGGCGCGCCCGGCGCGTTCGAAGCAGGGTCTCGCCGCCTCCAGATCGCCCCGCTCGAGCAGCGCCCATCCGCGCCAGAAATCGAGGACCGGCCAGCGGTCGTACGTCGGCTCGGGGAGCGCCTCGAGCCACCCGTACAGGGTCGCCGACTGGCCCCGGGCATACAAGGGATCGGCCGCCCGCTCGATGAGCCCGGCCGCCCGGTCGGTCTCGCCGCCGGCCAGGGCATGGTGGATCGCTTCGGCCGGAAGTCCGTTCGCCTCGTACCACCCGCTCGCGCGGCGGTGCAGCAGCGGCGTTTCGCCGGCGCCGGATTGCTCGCGCAGGGTCCGGAGCGCATCCGCGAACAGATGGTGATACCGGTACCACCGGCGCGTCTCGTCCAGCGGCACGATGAACAGATGCTCCCGCTCCAGCGCCTGCAGGACGCGCGACCCGTTCGTCGCCCCGGTGACGGCGTCGCACAGCGGCCCGTTCATCTGATCCAGGATGCACGTCTGCAAGAGAAAGCGCCGCGCATCCTCGGACTGGTGCCGAAGCACCTCATCCACCAGAAAATCGGTGATGTGCCGATGGTCGCCGGCGAACGTGCGCACGAAGTTCTCGGCATCCTCACGTCCTTGCAGGGATAACGCCGCCAGCTGGAGGCCGGCGATCCATCCTTCCGTACGCTGCTCCAACGCGGCGATCTGATCCTCGGTCAGCCGAAGCCCCATGGCATCGCGCAGATAATCCGCCGCCTCCGCGGGCGTGAACTGCAGGTCGCCGGCGCGCAGCTCGGTCAGCTCGCCCCGGGCGCGGAGCAGGGACGTTGGGAACGGCATCTCGGCGCGACTGGCCAGCACAAGGCGCAGATTCGCGGGCTGATGCGCAATGACGAACGCCAGCGCGTCGTGGATGGCCGGATTGTCGATGCGATGCACGTCGTCCAGCACCAGCACCACATCGCGCCCGAAGGCGGCCACTTCGTTCAGGAGGGTCGTCAGGATCGCGTTGATGGGCCGGGACTGCGTGGCGTCGAACAACGACGCCAGACCGAGGCCCACCTGAGGTGCCCGGGTGCGGAGGGCGGCGATGACGTAGGACCAGAACAGCGTCGGGTCGTTGTCGCCCGGGTGCAGCGAGAGCCATGCCGCCGGCGTGCCAGCGAGCCATTCGGCGAGGAGGGAGGTTTTGCCAAAGCCGGCCGGCGCGGCAAGCACCGTCACCTTGCGGCCTGCGCCGCGCGTCAACGCCTCCACGAGCCGGGGGCGGGAGATCATCCCGTCGCGCCAGCGAGGAGGATTGAGCCGGGTCTCCAGCAGCGGATGGTGAACGGCCTTCGGGCTCGATGAATCAATCAAGGGACCGGTGGATGCGGGTCGTTGCGGCGTGGCGTCGGGGATGCGGTGCAGGAAACTACGGCATCTCGCGCCAGAAGGCGAACGCCGGCGTCAAACGGATCATCTTTTCATCCCCCGATGCGGCCCGTCAACGGAACCGGCTTCACGGCCTCGCCCTGTGGCTCACGTACCAGACGTACGCCGCCACGGCGTGCACCTCGTCGGGCGAAAGGTTCGAGCCGCCGCGCGGCGGCATCGGGATGCCCCGCGTAGCGCGCTCGATCGGCACGCCGGCTTCGATCGTGCGGACAATCTCCAGGTAGCTGCCTTTCGCGTGGAGCCACTCCCCGTCGGTCAGGTTGGGCCCGCGCGCACCGGACGCGTCGTCGCCGTGGCAGGAGACGCACTGGCCCGGGCCGTGGAAGACGCCGTTGCCGCGATCGATCATGGCGGCGCTCACGCCGGCGGGCAGCGGCTCACCCGGATGGCTGATCCGCCAGACAAACGCCGCCACAGCCTGGACGTCGACATCGTCGATGGCCCCGCCGCCGCGCGGCGGCATCGCCAGCTGGCGCGTCGACTCGGACTCCGGCACGCCGGTCAGAATCACCTGGAGGATCGACAGGTAGCTGCCTTTCGCCTGCAGCCAGTCCGCATCCGTCAGGTCGGGCCCGAGCACCCCCGTCGCCCCCTCGCCGTGGCAGTTGGCGCAGAGGCCCCTCCCCTGGAAGAGCGCGCCGCCTTGCTCGACCATGGCCATGGTGACGCCGGGCGGCAGCGCGCCGGCAACCGGCTGCGCCATCAGGCTGTGGGGACTGAACGCAAAAACCAGGGCGGCGAGATACGCCGCGGGGCGAAAAGGCACACGCATGGCATGGGGAGGATTGGGGCGACGCGCCGGCGCGCCTCCATCGAGGGCGGCCGGGCATGGCGACGTTTTGGGATCCTGCGCATGGGTGGTGAGGCGCGTTTTCGATACAGGATGTACCCGAGGCGGGCCGGATGACCAGCGCTCGCAACGGCGGACGCCCGTTCTTTTTTTGCAAAAAGGCGCGCCGAGCCGCATCTTGCCTGCTCCCAAAGAATCTTCCCGTTGTCTTCCAGCCCGACTCGCGCCATGTATCGACTGGCTTCCCGCCTTGTGTTCTGCATCGCCCTCGTTTCGCTTCGATGCGCGCCGGCGCCCCCGCAGCGCCCACCTAATATCGTCTTCCTGCTGGCCGACGACCTCGGCTACGCGGAACTCGGCAGCTACGGGCAGCAGATCATCCGAACCCCCAACCTCGATCGCATGGCCGCCGAAGGCATGCGCTTCACGCAGCACTACGCCGGCAACGCCGTCTGCGCCCCGTCCCGCTCCGTCCTGATGACCGGGAAACACGCCGGCCACGCCTTCATCCGCGACAACGGCGACCCGAAAGGCCTGGACTCCCTCAAGGCGCGCTACGGGTGGGAATTCCCGGGGCAATATCCCATACCGGACGAGGAGTT is a window from the Rhodothermales bacterium genome containing:
- a CDS encoding c-type cytochrome, which translates into the protein MRVPFRPAAYLAALVFAFSPHSLMAQPVAGALPPGVTMAMVEQGGALFQGRGLCANCHGEGATGVLGPDLTDADWLQAKGSYLSILQVILTGVPESESTRQLAMPPRGGGAIDDVDVQAVAAFVWRISHPGEPLPAGVSAAMIDRGNGVFHGPGQCVSCHGDDASGARGPNLTDGEWLHAKGSYLEIVRTIEAGVPIERATRGIPMPPRGGSNLSPDEVHAVAAYVWYVSHRARP
- a CDS encoding LuxR C-terminal-related transcriptional regulator, with product MIDSSSPKAVHHPLLETRLNPPRWRDGMISRPRLVEALTRGAGRKVTVLAAPAGFGKTSLLAEWLAGTPAAWLSLHPGDNDPTLFWSYVIAALRTRAPQVGLGLASLFDATQSRPINAILTTLLNEVAAFGRDVVLVLDDVHRIDNPAIHDALAFVIAHQPANLRLVLASRAEMPFPTSLLRARGELTELRAGDLQFTPAEAADYLRDAMGLRLTEDQIAALEQRTEGWIAGLQLAALSLQGREDAENFVRTFAGDHRHITDFLVDEVLRHQSEDARRFLLQTCILDQMNGPLCDAVTGATNGSRVLQALEREHLFIVPLDETRRWYRYHHLFADALRTLREQSGAGETPLLHRRASGWYEANGLPAEAIHHALAGGETDRAAGLIERAADPLYARGQSATLYGWLEALPEPTYDRWPVLDFWRGWALLERGDLEAARPCFERAGRAIATEAPPANAQAAALPGRIATARAIDAQASGDVEGTVREARRALTLLPEDDRIWRGGSTVILGLTAWCAGDLDEAYRVIAGGFELARKSGDSTFHLSGAGLMADIRFAQGRLQEALNVYRQALRVAEEGQGAVRGIADLYRGVCDILLELGETEAAAEALSRSESLGPEASLGDYPDRWPAARARRLEIEGQLDAAAALLDDAERAMIRGPVPQPRPYAARKARILIRQGRLEEAWAWADERALSAGEPLSFMREYEHLTFARLLLARDRHAPDRVARDAAGVLLDRLRREAERGGRRGSLVETLLLEAQHARDAGDAPSAQTRFERALALAEGDRPVRLFLDEGAAIGEWLAAAVARGCGGAFGRHLLEALGEAQRSAARAERGGGALPEPLTAREIEILRLIAAGKRNPDIAEQLYISVATVKRHISNAYGKLGVSHRTEAVARATTLGVL